A stretch of DNA from Endozoicomonas sp. 8E:
TCTTGAATGCTGCCACTACTCTAACGGCATCAAAGCACAAAAAAATCAGCGGTCTGGACCACTTCGATAAATGCATCGACATTGACCAGAGCCCTATTGGTCGGACTCCAAGGTCTAACCCTGCTACTTACACAGGCATTTTTACCGCGATTCGTGAACTGTTTGCCGGAACCCAGGAAGCCCGCTCCCGTGGTTACAAACCCGGACGTTTCAGCTTTAACGTTAAAGGGGGTCGCTGTGAAGCCTGTCAGGGCGACGGTGTCATAAAGGTAGAGATGCATTTCCTGCCTGACATTTATGTGCCCTGTGACGTCTGTAAGGGCAAGCGATATAACCGTGAAACACTGGACGTTAAATACAAAGGCAAGAATATTCATGAAGTTCTGGAAATGACCGTCGAAGAAGCTCTGGAATACTTTGAACCGATTCCTGCCGTTAAACGTAAACTGCAAACTCTGATGGATGTTGGTTTGTCGTATATTCATCTGGGACAGAACGCGACCACACTCTCCGGCGGTGAGGCGCAGCGCGTGAAACTGGCCAAGGAACTTTCCAAAAGGGATACCGGCAAGACCCTGTACATTCTTGATGAGCCAACTACAGGTCTGCACTTCCACGATATTGAACAGCTGCTGGCAGTGTTGCACAGGCTCAGAGATCGCGGGAATACCGTGGTGGTGATTGAGCACAATCTGGATGTCATCAAAACAGCAGACTGGATCGTCGACCTGGGACCCGAGGGAGGTGATGGTGGTGGTCAGATCATTGCCGAGGGCACACCTGAAGTTGTGGCGGACAATGAATTTTCCCATACCGGTCGCTTCCTTAAGCCGATGCTAAACTCGCCTGATCACTAACAGAGAACCAATATCAGCCCTAGGAGCCTGACCGAGAATAGACTGCCCTACGCGGCAACTGCTCCTGCGTTGCTCTAGCTCCTGCATCCATGCAGTCGTGCGGCGGCAGCAAATTGGTCAGGCTCCTGGCGGGCTAATGGAATACACTCCCGCCGGATTCGGTGGGAGCACTCTTTCAGATATCAATAGCGTTTACAGATTGAAGCTGACGGCGCAATGAAGGATGATTCTCTCCTTGAAGTTTTGCCTTGAAAAAGGGGTCTGCCGTTTTCAGTCAACTGGACGCATACCACTTTTTCTTTCGTTTCGGGCATCTCGGGTTAAGCACTCTAAGGAGTTCACTATGTGGGGCAAGAACAGCTCAGAAAACAGCTTGGTCAGCAGTACCAGAAATGATGACACCATCACTCTGATAGCTGCGGGCACAGAAGTTGAAGGAGACATCCGTTTCCGTGGCATCGTTCATGTTGAAGGTAAGATCAAGGGCAATGTCAGCTCTAACGATGGCAAACTTCAACTGATTGCCGGCAGTCGTGTAGAGGGTAATATTACTGCTGCCCATATAGTCATCAATGGTCGTGTAACTGGCGACGTTTATGCTACTGATAAGCTGGAACTATCGGCTGAGGCCCACGTGGAAGGCAACGTATATTACGATGTGATGGAAATCGCGGCCGGAGCTGCCATCAATGGCAAGATGGAACGTATGCACAAAAGTGGCGAACTGTTGCCCAATCCCTCTGAAGAAGAAAAAGAAGCCAAGGTCAAGCAACTTGGATCTACCTGACCTTCCGAGAGGAAAGAGGTCACTCTTTCCTCTTTATGAATAACCGGTGGGTCAGGCTCATACGTTATTGCAATGAATACCACCTGTTTATTTTGCAGCCTTTTAGAGACGCCTGATGCTTGCGGTGTCGAGCCATATCAACAGCTTAAATTCGAGGTTCGAACCAACTTTTATGGAAATATACTTACTCGAAAAGAAAATTATTGATCCAGATCAATTCTCTTGTAGGCGTTATTACGTATAGTATGAACCACAGGAGCAAGGCAAATACACAATAAGAACAATTTCACAATAAGAAAAAATGATACAAGGAACCAAGAATAAAAATCATAACACTTGATGTAGCCTACCAATATCTAAAGCCAAGTTTGAGAGAACCTGGTTTTTTATTTTATTGACTGTGAAACCAGAAATCCTGCCACTACAATCACACCAAAAATCACCACGAAAAAAATCGTTCAAAGGCTTGCGCTATCGTTTCAGAATAGTAGACCCGTAGAGCCCTATGACCGGAATAAAGAACAGGATAGTCACCATCATGGGAGCCACCATGGCATCCGTGATCACCAGAATACTCCACACCGATACCGGCATCGAGCGCCCCATAGCCACCAGAAAAAGACTCATGCGCGTGAATCTGGAAGAGGGGGTTCTTAGCTCACCCTTCCTGATTGCACTGGAAACCTCAAAAAAAACCGGACACAAGGTCCGGTTTTTTTTGAAGGAGTAAGAAACTTACTCTTCAGTAGCTTCAGCTTCAGCAGCTGGACGATCCAGCAACTCAACGATAGCCATAGGCGCATTGTCACCCTTACGGAATCCGCACTTCAGGATGCGAATATAGCCGCCTGGACGCTCTTTGAAGCGAGGGCCCAGTTCGGAGAACAGCTTGCCAACAGTCTCTTTGTTACGGAGACGATCAAACGCCAGACGACGGTTGGCTACGCTGTCTTCCTTAGCCAAGGTGATCAGCGGTTCTGCAACACGGCGCAGCTCTTTAGCCTTAGGCAGTGTTGTTTTGATTACTTCGTGCTCTACCAGGGAAGCAGTCATATTCTTGAACATCGCCTTGCGATGTGAACTGTTCCGGTTGAGCTTGCGGCCACTCTTACGATGACGCATGGCACAAACTTCCTCATTCTACCATTTGCCTTGCACCCACTCTTTTGGAGTGAGTGAAAAAGCCAATGGCTGCTTAAGCAGAAATCTTGTCGTCGCCCTTCAGGCTGGCCGGCGGCCAGTTGTCGAGACGCATACCCAGGCTCAGACCGCGGGAGGCCAGAACGTCCTTGATCTCGGTCAGGGACTTCTTACCCAGGTTCGGGGTCTTGAGCAGTTCAACCTCAGTGCGCTGAATCAGGTCACCGATGTAGTAGATGTTTTCTGCCTTCAGACAGTTAGCACTACGAACAGTCAGTTCGAGATCATCCACAGGGCGCAGCAGGATAGGATCAACTTCATCCTCTTCCTTCACTGGCTCTGGCTCAGGCTCACCTTCAAGATCAACGAATACAGCCAGCTGCTGCTGCAGAATGGTTGCAGCACGTCGGATGGCTTCATCCGGGTCCAGAGTACCGTCGGTTTCCAGATCAAGAACCAGCTTGTCCAGGTCGGTACGCTGCTCGACACGAGCGCTTTCAACGACATAGGAGACGCGGTAAACAGGGCTATAGGTGGCATCCAGTTGCAGACGGCCAATAGCACGGGTCTCTTCTTCATCCTGATGACGGCTGTCAGCAGACTCATAACCACGGCCACGAGCTATTCTCAGCTGCATGTTCAGGTCGCCTTTCTCATTCAGGTTGGCGATCACATGATCCGGGTTAACGATTTCAACATCGTGGTCCAACTGGATATCCGCAGCAGTCACCGGGCCAGCACCTTTCTTGGTCAGGCTCAGTGTTGCTTCGTCACGGCCGGTCATGCGAATGGCAAGACCTTTGAGGTTCAGCAGGATGTCTATAACATCTTCCTGAACACCTTCAATCGCACTGTATTCATGCTGTACGCCGTCAATCTCAACTTCTGTCACGGCACAGCCGGGCATTGAAGAGAGAAGGATACGACGCAGAGCATTGCCCAAGGTATGTCCAAAACCACGCTCAAGCGGTTCCAGAGTTACCTTAGCGCGCGTCAGGCTAATTTCCTCGACATCAATGTGTCTAGGAGTAAGAAATTCAGTAACCGAATTCTGCATGGATGTTACACCCCACCTAACTGTCTATCCCTTACTTGGAGTACAGCTCGACGATCAAGTTTTCGTTGATGTCGGCTGACAGGTCACTCCGCTCGGGCAGCACCTTGAAGGTACCTTCCTTCTTGCTGGCATCAACCTCAACCCAGGTTGAGAACCCACGCTGAGCGGCCAGTTCAAGGGCTGCGTTGATACGCAGCTGGTTTTTAGCCTTTTCGCGGATGGCGACAACATCGCCAGGCTGAACCTGGTAGGAAGGAATGTTTACAGTCTTCCCATTCACCAGGATGGCTTTGTGGCTTACCAGCTGACGTGCTTCGGCACGGGTGGAACCGAATCCCATGCGGTAAACTACATTATCAAGGCGAGACTCAAGCAGTTGCAAGAGGTTTGCACCCGTTGCACCTTTCTTGCGATCAGCGGCCTTGTAGTAGTTACGGAACTGCTTCTCCAGTACGCCGTAGATACGGCGAACTTTCTGCTTTTCACGAAGCTGTACACCGTAGTCAGAAAGACGGCCACGACGCTGACCGTGCTGACCTGGAGCAATTTCTGCTTTGCACTTTGACTCGAGTGCACGAACACCACTCTTCAGAAAGAGATCGGTGCCTTCACGACGAGACAGTTTGCACTTTGGACCAATATATCTAGCCATTTATACCGACTCCTGCTTATACACGACGCTTTTTAGGCGGACGACAACCGTTGTGGGGGATCGGGGTAACATCAGTGATGTTAGTGATCTTGTAACCACAAGCGTTCAGTGCGCGTACAGCGGATTCGCGGCCAGGACCAGGTCCTTTCACGCAGACATCCAGATTCTTCAGACCGTATTCAGCGGCAGCCTGACCTGCACGCTCAGCAGCAACCTGGGCTGCGAACGGCGTGCTCTTACGAGAACCACGAAAACCGGAACCGCCGGCTGTGGCCCAGGCCAGAGCGTTGCCCTGACGATCGGTAATGGTCACGATAGTGTTGTTAAAAGAAGCGTGGATGTGAGCAACACCGTCAACAACCTGCTTTTTAACCTTCTTACGTGAACGAGTACCTGGCTTTGCCATATCAGAATAAATCCTGTTTCATAAGAACGGTATAACCATTCTTAATTGATACTTACTTACGAATAGGCTTGCGAGGACCCTTACGGGTGCGAGCATTCGTCTTGGAACGCTGACCACGAACCGGCAGACTGCGACGGTGGCGGATACCACGGTAGCAACCCAGGTCCATGAGGCGCTTGATGTTCATGCTGATTTCACGACGCAGGTCACCTTCAACGTCCAGCTTGGCGATTTCACCACGCAGGGACTCCAGTTGCTCTTCGCTCAGTTCAGCGATTTTGGCTTCTGGCTTAACGCCAGTGGTCTCACACAGCTTTTTGGCTGTGGTCTTGCCGATGCCGAATATGTAGGTCAACGAGATAACAGCATGTTTGTTATCCGGAATGTTGACGCCAGCAATACGGGCCATTCAATCGTCTCCGTTTGTTTTCTCCGTGAGTTCATCCTTGCCTGGACAGACAGGGACATTTTGAGTTCACGGTTATTTCGCCTGTAGACTTATCAACCAACTTTGCAGCCAGTCATGCGATGTTTATCTACTTCGCTATCTATAGGCAGATAACACGGACCGGATCAGCACCTGAAGATACTGTCGAGAATGCGATGAGGCATGCCCGTCCAATCCATTGTTAGATGCTTACACAACTAACAGGTCGAAAAGCGGAAATTTTAATCCCACCAACGACAAAATACAACCGCTCATGATGCTCATGAACGGTTGTATTTATCTGTAGCCCTATGAGGTCAAGCCATAACAGCCCGGGAAAACCCGAAAGACCTCATGCACACAATCAACCTTGACGCTGCTTGTGACGTGGCTCAACGCAGATCACACGAACAGTGCCCTTGCGCTTGATAATCTTGCAGTTACGGCAGATTTTCTTAACCGATGCACGTACTTTCATTATTCACTCCACCATTTCAGAGCTAGTGGCATTCGTTGCAGAACCGGTGTTAGCGGATCAGGCCACCACCACCATAGCCCTTAAGATTGGATTTCTTCAGCAGTGACTCGTACTGATGTGACATCAGGTGTGACTGCACCTGAGCCATGGTATCCATGACGACCACTACTACGATCAGCAGACTGGTGCCACCCAGATAGAAAGGCACGTTAGCCGAAACTACCAGAAACTGTGGCAGCAGACATACTGCTGTCATATAGATAGCGCCAAACATGGTCAAACGAGTCAGGACACCATCAATGTAACGGGCAGACTGTTCACCAGGACGAATACCCGGGATGAATGCGCCCGACTTCTTCAGGTTGTCTGCTACGTCCTTCGGGTTGAAGACCAGCGCAGTGTAGAAGAAGCAGAAAAAGATGATACCTGCCGAGAACAGAACTATGTTCAGCGGCTGACCCGGACCCAGTGCCAGTGCGATATCCTGGAGCCATTCCCAGCCTTCTCCCTGACCAAACCATTGTGCAATGGACGCAGGGAAAAGCAGTAGACTGGAAGCAAAGATGGCAGGGATAACACCGGCCATATTTACTTTCAGGGGCAAATGGCTGCTCTGTGCCGCAAACACTTTACGACCTTGCTGACGCTTGGCGTAATTAACAGTTATACGGCGCTGACCGCGTTCGATGAATACCACGAACGCGATAATGGCAATGGCCAGCAGAGCAATTGCGAGCAATGCCAGAATATTGATGTCACCCTGACGGGCGGACTCAAATGACCGCCCGATCGCACTAGGCAGACCAGCGACAATACCTGCAAAAATCAGGATAGAGATGCCGTTACCAATCCCGCGTTCAGTCACCTGTTCACCCAGCCACATCATAAAGACAGCACCGGTTACGAAAGTGACTACAGCGACTACATAGAAGCTGATATCAGGATTGAACGCCACGCCCTGGTTAGCAAGACCCACGGTCATGCCGGTACCCTGGACGAACGCCAGCAACACTGTCAGGTAGCGGGTATACTGACTGATCTTGCGTCGACCCGATTCACCTTCCTTCTTGAGCTGTTCCAACTGTGGGCTGACCACGGTCATCAACTGAATGATGATGGACGCCGAAATGTAGGGCATGATTCCCAGTGCCAGCACCGACATACGCTCCAGTGCACCACCGGAGAACATGTTGAACAGGCCAAGAATGGTCCCTTCATTTTGTTGAAACATCCGAGCCAGAGCATCAGGATTGATGCCAGGCACAGGAATATGAGCACCGATCCGATATACCAGGATCGCCAGAAATACGAATTTGAGACGAGAGATTAACTCGCCCAAACCGCTTTGATTCCCAACAGGTAGTGTCTTAGCCATTTAGTCCTCGATCTTACCACCAGCAGCTTCGATCGCGGCGCGAGCGCCTTTGGTAGCTGCCAGACCTTTTAGTGTTACGGCCTTGTTCAGTTCGCCGGACAGTATCACTTTCGCTCGCAGGATGCTACCGTTGATAAGGTCTGCAGCCTTCAGAGCCGCCAGGTCGATCACTTCGGATTCAACCTTGGCCAGCTCATGCAGACGAATTTCAGCAGTGAAACGCGCCTTGCGGGAAGTAAAACCGTACTTGGGCAGACGGCGTTGCAGTGGCTGCTGACCGCCTTCAAAACCTGGTCTTACAGAACCACCGGAACGTGACTTCTGACCCTTGTGACCACGGCCACCCGTCTTACCCAGACCGGAACCGATACCACGACCAACGCGCTTACGCTCTTTACGACTGCCTTCAGCAGGACTCAGAGTATTCAGACGCATGTTATTCTCCTTCGACCTTAACGAGGTAAGATACCTTGTTGATCATGCCGCGAACGGAAGGAGTATCTTCCACCTCAACCGTGTGGTTGATGCGACGCAGACCCAGGCCACGGACGCAAGCCTTGTGGCTTTCGAGGCGACCGTTAGTGCTCTTTAAGAGCGTCACTTTGATCTTCTCAGCCATGACTTACCCCAGAATGTCTTCAACAGACTTGCCACGCTTGGCAGCAATGTCATCAGGAGAACGCATGTCGCGCAGACCCTTGAAAGTTGCGTTAACAACGTTCACAGGGTTGGTGGAACCGTAGCACTTGGCCAGTACGTTGTGTACGCCAGCTACTTCCAGAACAGCACGCATTGCACCACCGGCAATAACACCAGTACCCGCAGAAGCAGGCTGCATGTAAACCTTGGAAGCACCGTGACGGGCTTTAACAGGGTACTGCAGGGTGTCACCGTTCAGATCTACCTGAATCATGTTGCGACGGGCAGCTTCCATAGCCTTCTGGATAGCGACTGGCACTTCACGCGCTTTGCCACGACCGAAGCCTACTTTACCTTTACCATCACCAACAACAGTGAGGGCTGTGAAACCGAAGATACGGCCACCTTTCACCACTTTGGCTACACGGTTAACCTGCACCAGCTTTTCGATCAGGCCTTCGTCATTGTTTTGCGGTTTACGCTCATCTTTCGCCATGATGCCTACCCTCAGAATTCCAGACCGGCTTCACGGGCTGCATCGGCGAGAGCCTTAACACGACCGTGATACTTAAAACCGGAGCGGTCGAAAGCGACCTTGGCAACACCAGCAGCTTTAGCACGCTCAGCAATCAGAGCGCCCACTTTTTTAGCAGCTTCAACGTTACCGGTAGCTTCGCCACGCAGCTCCTTCTCAACGGTGGAGGCAGAGGCCAGCACCTTGTCACCCTCAGGGGCAACCACCTGCGCATAAATATGACGCGGTGTGCGATGAACGCTCAGACGGTTAGCGCCCAGTTCACGCATCTTCATCCGTGCACGGCGGGCACGACGCAGGCGAGCAGAATTTTTATCAATCATGATCACCCTACCTTACTTTTTCTTGGCTTCTTTACGACGAACGTGTTCGTCTGCGTAGCGGACACCCTTGCCTTTGTATGGCTCTGGGCGACGGAATTCGCGGATTTCCGCTGCAACCTGTCCAACCAGCTGCTTGTCGATACCCTTGATCAGGATTTCGGTCTGGCTTGGAGTTTCCGCAGTAACGCCTTCCGGCAAACTGTAGTCAACCGGATGAGAGAAGCCAAGGTTCAGATTCAGGCTCTTGCCCTTGGCCTGCGCACGATAACCTACACCCACCAGCTGCAGTTTCTTTTCGAAACCAGCGGTCACACCGGTAACCATGTTGTTAACCAGCGCGCGGGTAGTACCAGCCAGTGCACGAGAGTGCTTGGCACCGTCACGGGCTTCGAAAGTCAGGACATTTTCTTCCTGCTTTACTTCAACGTTGGAGTGAATGCTCAACTCCAGTTGACCTTTACCACCCTTGATGGCGATGTGCTGACCATTCAACTTGATCTCAACACCGGCAGGGATTTCTACAGGGCTTTTTGCTACTCGAGACATCTCACCCCTCCCTTAGAATACGGTGCAAAGAATTTCGCCACCAACACCGGCTGCACGGGCAGCACGATCGGTCATTACACCTTTGTTGGTAGAAACGATGGCAATACCAAGACCGCCTTTGACTTTAGGCAGACCTTCTTTACCTGCGTAGGAACGAAGACCCGGACGGCTGGCGCGCTTCAGGTTTTCGATGACAGGTTTGCCTTCATAGTATTTCAGGTCAATGATCAGAGTTTTCTGAACTTTGCCTTCTACACGTGCATCAGTAATATAACCTTGTTCCTTCAGGACTTTGGCCACAGCGGCCTTAACCTTGGAAGACGGCATTTCGACAGATGCATGTTCTGCCATTTGGGCATTACGGATACGAGTTAGCATATCTGCTAACGGGTCCTGCATACTCATTATCTAACTCTCCAGAAGATCAATCGCGCTTACCAGCTGGCCTTAACCAGACCTGGAACATCACCACGCATGGCTGCTTCGCGCAGCTTGATGCGGCTCAGACCGAATTTACGCAGGTAGCCATGAGGGCGACCTGTTACACGGCAGCGGTTACGCAGACGTGATGAACTGGCATCACGTGGCTGCTTCTGCAGTGCTATCTGAGCGTCCCACTTCTCGTCTTCTGAGCTGTCAGGACTGATGATGATTGCTTTCAGCGCAGCGCGCTTCTCTGCATACTTGGCAACGGTGCGCTGACGCTTCAACTCCCGCTGCTTCATGGATACTTTTGCCATGGGCTCGTACCTTAATCAGTTACGGAACGGGAAGTTGAAGGCTTTCAGCAGTGCACGGCCTTCGTCGTCAGTCTTGGCTGTGGTAGTCAGGGTAATATCCAGACCACGCAGAGCGTCGACTTTATCGTAATCGATTTCCGGGAAAATGATCTGCTCTTTGACACCCATGCTGTAGTTGCCACGGCCGTCGAAAGACTTCGGGCTGATACCACGGAAGTCACGAACACGAGGCAGAGCAATGTCAA
This window harbors:
- the rplR gene encoding 50S ribosomal protein L18 — encoded protein: MIDKNSARLRRARRARMKMRELGANRLSVHRTPRHIYAQVVAPEGDKVLASASTVEKELRGEATGNVEAAKKVGALIAERAKAAGVAKVAFDRSGFKYHGRVKALADAAREAGLEF
- the rpsH gene encoding 30S ribosomal protein S8, with amino-acid sequence MSMQDPLADMLTRIRNAQMAEHASVEMPSSKVKAAVAKVLKEQGYITDARVEGKVQKTLIIDLKYYEGKPVIENLKRASRPGLRSYAGKEGLPKVKGGLGIAIVSTNKGVMTDRAARAAGVGGEILCTVF
- the rplQ gene encoding 50S ribosomal protein L17, with the protein product MRHRKSGRKLNRNSSHRKAMFKNMTASLVEHEVIKTTLPKAKELRRVAEPLITLAKEDSVANRRLAFDRLRNKETVGKLFSELGPRFKERPGGYIRILKCGFRKGDNAPMAIVELLDRPAAEAEATEE
- the rpmJ gene encoding 50S ribosomal protein L36 — protein: MKVRASVKKICRNCKIIKRKGTVRVICVEPRHKQRQG
- a CDS encoding DNA-directed RNA polymerase subunit alpha codes for the protein MQNSVTEFLTPRHIDVEEISLTRAKVTLEPLERGFGHTLGNALRRILLSSMPGCAVTEVEIDGVQHEYSAIEGVQEDVIDILLNLKGLAIRMTGRDEATLSLTKKGAGPVTAADIQLDHDVEIVNPDHVIANLNEKGDLNMQLRIARGRGYESADSRHQDEEETRAIGRLQLDATYSPVYRVSYVVESARVEQRTDLDKLVLDLETDGTLDPDEAIRRAATILQQQLAVFVDLEGEPEPEPVKEEDEVDPILLRPVDDLELTVRSANCLKAENIYYIGDLIQRTEVELLKTPNLGKKSLTEIKDVLASRGLSLGMRLDNWPPASLKGDDKISA
- the rpsN gene encoding 30S ribosomal protein S14; translation: MAKVSMKQRELKRQRTVAKYAEKRAALKAIIISPDSSEDEKWDAQIALQKQPRDASSSRLRNRCRVTGRPHGYLRKFGLSRIKLREAAMRGDVPGLVKASW
- a CDS encoding polymer-forming cytoskeletal protein; translated protein: MWGKNSSENSLVSSTRNDDTITLIAAGTEVEGDIRFRGIVHVEGKIKGNVSSNDGKLQLIAGSRVEGNITAAHIVINGRVTGDVYATDKLELSAEAHVEGNVYYDVMEIAAGAAINGKMERMHKSGELLPNPSEEEKEAKVKQLGST
- the rpsE gene encoding 30S ribosomal protein S5 — protein: MAKDERKPQNNDEGLIEKLVQVNRVAKVVKGGRIFGFTALTVVGDGKGKVGFGRGKAREVPVAIQKAMEAARRNMIQVDLNGDTLQYPVKARHGASKVYMQPASAGTGVIAGGAMRAVLEVAGVHNVLAKCYGSTNPVNVVNATFKGLRDMRSPDDIAAKRGKSVEDILG
- the rpsM gene encoding 30S ribosomal protein S13, encoding MARIAGVNIPDNKHAVISLTYIFGIGKTTAKKLCETTGVKPEAKIAELSEEQLESLRGEIAKLDVEGDLRREISMNIKRLMDLGCYRGIRHRRSLPVRGQRSKTNARTRKGPRKPIRK
- the rplF gene encoding 50S ribosomal protein L6; this encodes MSRVAKSPVEIPAGVEIKLNGQHIAIKGGKGQLELSIHSNVEVKQEENVLTFEARDGAKHSRALAGTTRALVNNMVTGVTAGFEKKLQLVGVGYRAQAKGKSLNLNLGFSHPVDYSLPEGVTAETPSQTEILIKGIDKQLVGQVAAEIREFRRPEPYKGKGVRYADEHVRRKEAKKK
- the rpmD gene encoding 50S ribosomal protein L30, producing the protein MAEKIKVTLLKSTNGRLESHKACVRGLGLRRINHTVEVEDTPSVRGMINKVSYLVKVEGE
- the rpsD gene encoding 30S ribosomal protein S4; this encodes MARYIGPKCKLSRREGTDLFLKSGVRALESKCKAEIAPGQHGQRRGRLSDYGVQLREKQKVRRIYGVLEKQFRNYYKAADRKKGATGANLLQLLESRLDNVVYRMGFGSTRAEARQLVSHKAILVNGKTVNIPSYQVQPGDVVAIREKAKNQLRINAALELAAQRGFSTWVEVDASKKEGTFKVLPERSDLSADINENLIVELYSK
- the rpsK gene encoding 30S ribosomal protein S11 — its product is MAKPGTRSRKKVKKQVVDGVAHIHASFNNTIVTITDRQGNALAWATAGGSGFRGSRKSTPFAAQVAAERAGQAAAEYGLKNLDVCVKGPGPGRESAVRALNACGYKITNITDVTPIPHNGCRPPKKRRV
- the secY gene encoding preprotein translocase subunit SecY; this translates as MAKTLPVGNQSGLGELISRLKFVFLAILVYRIGAHIPVPGINPDALARMFQQNEGTILGLFNMFSGGALERMSVLALGIMPYISASIIIQLMTVVSPQLEQLKKEGESGRRKISQYTRYLTVLLAFVQGTGMTVGLANQGVAFNPDISFYVVAVVTFVTGAVFMMWLGEQVTERGIGNGISILIFAGIVAGLPSAIGRSFESARQGDINILALLAIALLAIAIIAFVVFIERGQRRITVNYAKRQQGRKVFAAQSSHLPLKVNMAGVIPAIFASSLLLFPASIAQWFGQGEGWEWLQDIALALGPGQPLNIVLFSAGIIFFCFFYTALVFNPKDVADNLKKSGAFIPGIRPGEQSARYIDGVLTRLTMFGAIYMTAVCLLPQFLVVSANVPFYLGGTSLLIVVVVVMDTMAQVQSHLMSHQYESLLKKSNLKGYGGGGLIR
- the rplO gene encoding 50S ribosomal protein L15; amino-acid sequence: MRLNTLSPAEGSRKERKRVGRGIGSGLGKTGGRGHKGQKSRSGGSVRPGFEGGQQPLQRRLPKYGFTSRKARFTAEIRLHELAKVESEVIDLAALKAADLINGSILRAKVILSGELNKAVTLKGLAATKGARAAIEAAGGKIED